In the Orenia marismortui DSM 5156 genome, one interval contains:
- a CDS encoding LacI family DNA-binding transcriptional regulator produces the protein MGVTMKDIARMIGVSESTVSRAINNKPGVGAKTKKKILRLVEKYNYQPNQLAQNLAKQESNMIGLLLPDISSLFYSEAARAIQDIAAKEGYQVIVCNTDGDEEREKNYIDWLQANKIAGIIFLGYGLANNKIINLGLSNYPIVLANRLVEEVMIPSVVIDNATGAFDATIHLLEKGHKRIALINGPQDNLQSQNRLQGYKQALKNYNIDYNPKLVIHKDWSRESGYEGFLELLDSDEVPTAIFAANDLIAVGVIEAIKMGGYMIPHDIAVVGFEDTIVTSVIEPALTTVSQPMYELGANSVRKLFSLINKEEVEEKIEILASKLIVRKST, from the coding sequence ATGGGAGTTACAATGAAAGATATTGCTAGAATGATAGGAGTTTCAGAGTCTACCGTTTCACGGGCTATTAATAATAAACCTGGAGTGGGAGCTAAGACTAAAAAGAAAATACTAAGGCTAGTTGAAAAATATAATTATCAGCCGAATCAACTTGCTCAAAATCTAGCTAAGCAAGAAAGTAATATGATTGGTTTATTATTGCCTGACATCTCCAGTCTATTCTATTCTGAAGCTGCAAGAGCCATTCAGGATATTGCTGCTAAAGAAGGGTATCAAGTGATAGTGTGTAATACTGATGGCGATGAAGAGCGTGAAAAAAATTATATAGATTGGCTACAGGCTAATAAAATAGCTGGGATTATATTTTTAGGATATGGATTAGCTAATAATAAGATTATTAATTTAGGATTATCTAATTATCCAATTGTATTGGCAAATAGGTTAGTTGAAGAGGTGATGATTCCTTCTGTAGTTATTGATAATGCTACAGGTGCTTTTGATGCAACTATTCATTTGTTAGAAAAAGGTCATAAAAGGATTGCTTTAATTAATGGTCCACAAGATAATTTACAATCACAAAACAGATTACAAGGTTATAAACAAGCTTTAAAAAATTATAATATAGATTATAATCCAAAGCTAGTTATTCATAAAGATTGGAGCAGAGAAAGTGGTTATGAAGGCTTTTTAGAATTATTAGATTCAGATGAAGTCCCTACCGCTATCTTTGCAGCCAATGATTTAATTGCTGTTGGTGTAATAGAGGCAATTAAAATGGGAGGATATATGATTCCTCATGATATTGCTGTAGTTGGTTTTGAAGATACTATTGTAACATCAGTTATTGAACCAGCTCTTACAACAGTATCACAGCCTATGTATGAATTGGGTGCTAATTCTGTTAGAAAGCTCTTTTCTTTAATTAACAAAGAAGAAGTTGAAGAAAAGATTGAAATATTAGCTAGTAAGCTGATAGTTAGAAAATCTACCTAA
- the spoIIE gene encoding stage II sporulation protein E produces the protein MDLPIYQRKNNLTSKDNKGHSFSIKLNSLPYVNLGLALIGFLFGRAIILGDLRPLGFVYFSIFLYQYDKKIIGLSRTSLITLGVISGYISQLGILSAKYIISIIILILLLKRLNECKPIKYSLITSLSFFICQLPEVFISSSTASFITAISEILLIFLISLLSLRILPDFLIYIENKNKRTVTSLTLMAILVSLLIADLPIEVIKGINIVRLLGDYFVMVVALTAGVSLATMSGVLLGFLYSISHLGYDPLIGIYALGGFIAGNFKKQKKLGVVIGFILSNLIYIIFITKSDYIPGIVFESIIAGILLLITPKKVLPSFNILSDDKYRGLRLEDRKLQSFIAQRIEQFSSIFAELSSSFSEVGVVEKDEVKNIGTFLDILTDKICSKCDLYNSCWKNSFHKTYNSLFDLLLIAENRGKVTVGDLDEIMTISCTKKIKLATAINEFMKMYELNTYWQSRLENSEKVLLDQLVGMSKVIDRLSKELTVEIRTEDEVENKIYCILENNGFMVKEVLATNYNNEELQYTIRKNSCNGDSKCIKKMIPLLNNKLGVNLELVWNECGSELDKRNCICQLAPGAKYSFDYGVATLSSEQNISGDNYSFFKQKDGKFISILSDGMGVGAKASRESGFAVNLLEKMLQAGLDYELSLHTVNSTLGLRSHEDTFATLDLLHVDQATGQAEFVKVGSASSFIKRGSDISMIKSTSLPIGILNNIDVQPNSLQLQDKDLIIMMTDGVLDTNHNLTIKEEWILKVLKNNLINDPQSLAQYILDKAKLENNNLKDDMTVLVIRVDKC, from the coding sequence ATGGATTTGCCTATTTACCAGAGAAAGAATAATTTAACTTCAAAAGATAATAAAGGTCATTCATTTTCTATTAAATTGAATTCTTTGCCTTATGTTAATTTGGGACTAGCTTTGATTGGTTTTTTATTTGGTAGAGCTATTATTTTAGGAGATTTAAGGCCTTTAGGATTTGTTTATTTTTCAATCTTTCTGTATCAATATGATAAGAAGATAATAGGTTTGTCACGAACTTCTCTAATTACTTTAGGGGTAATATCGGGATATATTAGTCAATTAGGGATATTATCAGCTAAGTATATAATAAGTATAATTATTTTGATTTTGCTTTTAAAGCGTTTAAATGAATGTAAGCCTATTAAATATTCATTAATAACATCTTTAAGTTTTTTTATTTGCCAACTTCCTGAAGTATTTATTAGTTCTTCAACAGCATCCTTTATTACAGCAATTTCTGAAATTTTGTTGATCTTTTTAATATCATTATTATCATTAAGGATATTACCTGATTTTTTAATTTATATAGAGAACAAGAATAAGAGAACAGTAACTAGCTTGACATTAATGGCTATATTAGTAAGTTTATTAATTGCTGATTTACCTATTGAAGTTATAAAAGGAATTAATATAGTTCGCTTATTAGGAGATTATTTTGTTATGGTGGTTGCTTTGACAGCAGGGGTTAGTTTGGCTACCATGTCTGGTGTTTTATTAGGATTTTTATATAGTATTTCTCATTTAGGTTATGACCCTTTAATTGGTATTTATGCGCTGGGAGGTTTTATTGCTGGCAATTTTAAAAAACAGAAGAAGCTAGGTGTAGTAATAGGATTTATTTTAAGTAACTTGATTTATATTATTTTTATTACTAAATCAGATTATATTCCAGGTATAGTTTTTGAGTCTATAATAGCAGGAATTCTATTATTAATAACTCCTAAAAAAGTTTTACCTTCCTTTAATATTTTGTCTGATGATAAGTATAGAGGCTTAAGGTTAGAAGATAGAAAGTTACAATCCTTTATTGCCCAAAGGATAGAGCAGTTTTCTAGTATTTTTGCAGAATTATCTAGCTCTTTTTCTGAAGTAGGAGTTGTTGAGAAGGATGAAGTAAAGAATATAGGAACTTTTTTAGATATACTGACTGATAAGATCTGCTCTAAATGTGATCTATATAATTCGTGTTGGAAGAATTCTTTTCATAAAACTTATAATTCTTTGTTTGATTTGTTATTAATTGCTGAAAATAGGGGTAAAGTAACAGTGGGTGATTTAGATGAGATTATGACAATAAGTTGTACTAAAAAAATTAAGTTAGCTACAGCAATAAATGAATTTATGAAAATGTATGAATTGAATACTTATTGGCAGTCTCGCTTAGAAAATAGTGAAAAGGTATTATTAGATCAGTTAGTTGGGATGTCTAAAGTAATTGATAGATTATCTAAAGAACTTACTGTAGAAATTAGAACAGAAGATGAAGTAGAAAATAAGATATATTGTATTTTAGAGAATAATGGATTTATGGTAAAAGAAGTTTTAGCTACTAATTATAATAATGAAGAATTACAATATACTATTAGAAAGAATAGCTGTAATGGTGATTCTAAATGTATTAAAAAGATGATTCCCCTGCTTAACAATAAATTAGGAGTTAATTTGGAGTTGGTTTGGAATGAGTGTGGATCAGAATTAGATAAGAGAAATTGTATTTGCCAGTTGGCTCCTGGTGCTAAATATAGCTTTGATTATGGAGTGGCAACTTTAAGTTCAGAACAGAATATTTCAGGTGATAATTATTCTTTCTTCAAACAAAAAGATGGTAAATTTATTTCTATCTTAAGTGATGGGATGGGTGTGGGAGCTAAAGCTTCTAGAGAGAGTGGATTTGCTGTTAACTTATTAGAGAAGATGTTACAAGCTGGTTTAGATTATGAACTTTCTTTACATACGGTTAATTCTACATTGGGGCTTCGTTCTCATGAAGATACTTTTGCTACTTTAGATTTATTACATGTTGATCAAGCTACAGGTCAGGCGGAGTTTGTTAAGGTAGGGTCTGCTTCCAGTTTTATAAAAAGAGGTTCTGATATTAGTATGATCAAGTCTACTTCTTTGCCAATTGGAATTTTAAATAATATAGATGTTCAACCTAATTCCTTGCAATTACAAGATAAAGACTTAATTATTATGATGACTGATGGAGTATTAGATACAAATCATAATTTAACAATTAAAGAAGAATGGATATTAAAAGTTCTTAAAAATAATTTGATTAATGATCCTCAATCATTAGCTCAATATATTTTAGATAAAGCTAAGCTGGAGAATAATAATCTAAAAGATGATATGACTGTACTTGTAATTCGAGTAGATAAATGTTAA
- a CDS encoding S1 RNA-binding domain-containing protein — MSIEVGSVVNGVVTGITNFGAFVELDGGETGLVHISEVADAYVKDVKNYLKVNEEVNVKVISVDDDGKIGLSIKQLSDKNKRKKFTKAPRKSFDDMMSDFLKESSEKQQDLRRSLEKRSGNVR; from the coding sequence ATGTCAATCGAGGTTGGAAGTGTTGTAAATGGGGTTGTAACTGGTATCACTAATTTTGGAGCGTTTGTTGAATTAGATGGAGGTGAAACAGGTCTAGTTCATATTTCTGAGGTTGCTGATGCTTATGTTAAAGATGTTAAAAATTACTTAAAAGTCAATGAAGAAGTTAATGTTAAGGTAATATCTGTTGATGATGATGGTAAAATTGGTTTATCTATCAAACAATTATCAGATAAAAATAAAAGAAAAAAATTCACAAAAGCCCCTAGGAAATCTTTTGATGATATGATGTCCGATTTCTTAAAAGAAAGTAGCGAAAAGCAACAAGATTTAAGACGTAGCTTAGAGAAAAGAAGCGGAAACGTAAGATAA
- a CDS encoding DUF501 domain-containing protein: MKCTKRDLEILEKQLGRKPRNVVEIATRCKNANPQVIVTAPILEKKDRVGIFPTTFWLTCPELNYRISKLESKGLVQEIQDEILSDEELSRQLEEAHKNYANYRLNLVDKDRLEELKSNNYGQYKVLKDSGVGGILEFDGIKCLHTHYAHYLVDKSNPVGKKVDELLVEEYGTTEIEECCVDCSSSEED; encoded by the coding sequence ATGAAATGTACTAAAAGAGACTTAGAAATATTAGAGAAGCAATTAGGACGTAAACCTAGAAATGTAGTTGAGATTGCTACAAGGTGTAAAAATGCTAATCCACAGGTTATTGTAACTGCTCCTATTTTGGAGAAGAAAGACAGAGTGGGGATTTTTCCTACTACTTTCTGGTTGACTTGCCCAGAGTTAAACTATAGAATTTCTAAATTAGAAAGTAAAGGTCTAGTTCAAGAGATTCAAGATGAAATATTGTCAGATGAAGAACTATCTAGACAATTAGAAGAAGCTCATAAAAATTATGCTAATTATCGTTTGAATTTAGTTGATAAAGATAGATTAGAAGAGTTAAAAAGTAATAATTATGGTCAATATAAAGTACTAAAAGACTCAGGAGTAGGGGGGATTTTAGAGTTTGACGGGATTAAATGTTTACATACGCATTATGCACATTACTTAGTTGATAAAAGCAATCCAGTTGGAAAAAAGGTGGATGAATTACTTGTAGAAGAGTATGGAACTACAGAGATTGAAGAGTGTTGTGTAGATTGTAGTAGTTCAGAGGAGGATTAG
- the yabP gene encoding sporulation protein YabP codes for MSNIKEQKLTLSDRKHLELVGVTEVINFSENEILLESNMGKLIIQGEDLHIKQLDLENSQLLVNGYITDLRYDQETKAEGFFKRLFK; via the coding sequence ATGTCTAACATTAAAGAACAAAAATTAACTTTATCGGACAGAAAACATTTGGAGTTAGTTGGAGTTACTGAGGTTATTAATTTTAGTGAGAATGAAATTTTATTAGAAAGTAATATGGGGAAGTTAATAATTCAAGGAGAAGATTTGCATATCAAACAGTTAGACTTAGAAAATTCTCAGTTATTAGTCAATGGTTATATTACAGACTTACGTTATGACCAAGAAACTAAGGCAGAAGGTTTTTTTAAGAGGTTATTCAAGTAA
- a CDS encoding FtsB family cell division protein has protein sequence MIKQKQLQNKSKDSSKLVKLKRFIIFALIFCLLSIIYNFYQGYQEKKIMESKIASLEAEIRVLDKSKKDLKEQIEHIHSEGFIERVAREELGLVKKGEILYILVEE, from the coding sequence GTGATAAAACAAAAACAGCTTCAAAATAAAAGTAAAGATTCTTCAAAACTAGTTAAGCTTAAACGTTTTATTATTTTTGCTTTAATATTTTGTTTATTGAGTATTATTTATAATTTTTATCAGGGATATCAAGAAAAGAAGATAATGGAATCTAAAATAGCATCTTTGGAAGCAGAAATTAGAGTTTTAGATAAAAGCAAAAAGGATTTGAAAGAACAGATTGAGCATATACATTCTGAAGGATTTATAGAAAGAGTGGCTAGAGAAGAATTAGGGTTAGTCAAAAAGGGAGAAATATTGTATATATTAGTAGAGGAATAA
- a CDS encoding ABC transporter ATP-binding protein produces MAKVTLKNVNKVYPNGFHAVHDANIEIQDKEFVVLVGPSGCAKSTTLRMVAGLEEITGGELYIGDRIVNDVAPKDRDIAMVFQNYALYPHMNVYDNMAFGLKLRKFDSEEIDRRVREAAQVLSIEPLLDRKPKELSGGQRQRVAMGRAIVREPKVFLMDEPLSNLDAKLRVQMRAELSKLHERLQTTTVYVTHDQIEAMTLADRIVVMKEGVIQQIDDPITLYNQPNNMFVAGFIGSPAMNFLDCRIESRGEELVLVGNSFELTVPEDMSQAMKELQTYLNKEVVFGIRPEDIIDPETVEGNVDNVDTVEAVVEVVEPMGSEINLHVSVGGQTIVAIVDPHSKARVGDTMKLAFDLNKMHIFDAETEEAII; encoded by the coding sequence ATGGCAAAGGTAACTTTAAAAAATGTAAACAAGGTATACCCAAATGGTTTTCATGCTGTACATGATGCAAACATTGAAATTCAAGACAAAGAATTTGTGGTTTTAGTTGGTCCATCTGGATGTGCTAAATCTACTACTTTAAGAATGGTTGCTGGATTAGAAGAGATTACTGGTGGAGAACTTTATATAGGAGATAGAATAGTTAATGATGTAGCTCCTAAAGATAGAGATATTGCTATGGTATTTCAAAACTATGCACTATATCCACATATGAATGTTTATGATAATATGGCTTTTGGTCTTAAATTAAGAAAATTTGATTCAGAAGAAATTGATAGAAGAGTAAGAGAGGCTGCTCAAGTATTAAGTATAGAACCTTTATTAGATAGAAAGCCTAAAGAATTATCTGGTGGTCAGCGTCAACGTGTAGCAATGGGGCGTGCTATTGTTCGTGAACCAAAGGTATTCTTAATGGATGAGCCATTATCAAACTTAGATGCTAAATTAAGAGTACAGATGAGAGCTGAGTTAAGTAAGTTACATGAAAGATTACAAACAACTACTGTCTATGTAACTCATGATCAGATTGAGGCTATGACTTTAGCAGACCGTATTGTTGTAATGAAAGAAGGAGTTATTCAACAAATAGATGATCCGATTACACTTTATAATCAGCCAAATAATATGTTTGTTGCTGGATTTATTGGTAGTCCTGCAATGAACTTCTTAGATTGTAGAATTGAATCTAGAGGAGAAGAATTGGTATTAGTAGGTAATAGCTTTGAATTAACTGTTCCTGAAGATATGTCTCAAGCTATGAAAGAATTACAAACTTACCTTAATAAAGAAGTAGTTTTTGGAATTCGACCTGAAGATATTATCGATCCTGAAACTGTAGAAGGAAATGTAGATAATGTAGATACTGTAGAGGCTGTTGTAGAGGTTGTAGAGCCAATGGGATCTGAAATTAATTTACATGTTAGTGTTGGAGGTCAAACAATAGTAGCTATAGTTGATCCTCATAGTAAAGCAAGAGTTGGAGATACTATGAAGCTTGCTTTTGATCTTAATAAAATGCATATCTTTGATGCTGAAACTGAAGAAGCAATTATCTAA
- a CDS encoding Ppx/GppA phosphatase family protein — translation MVIGAIDIGTNSTRLLLAEKNKQGLTELVSELRAPRLGEGVHKNKFLQEDAMNRTIKTLKEYQKIIDSYNGHTIAVATSAVRDAVNKASFLERVKKEVGIDIEVIEGIDEARLSYYGITSSLEKLSKRLLAIDIGGGSTELIFGKPNKMSEFTSINLGAVRLSENYGEDLESMKKEAYRMLSGVITDQEVEQLIGVGGTVTTLVAIKESLEEYDSELVHGFKLLKGDIEKILDRLQKLSLKEREKVIGLNPKRADIILGGIIILLTVMELVDQPYLKVSDASILEGLVYDFSR, via the coding sequence ATGGTAATAGGTGCTATTGATATAGGTACTAATTCAACTAGATTATTGCTTGCTGAAAAGAATAAGCAAGGGCTAACAGAGTTAGTTAGTGAACTAAGAGCCCCTAGATTAGGAGAAGGTGTGCATAAAAATAAATTTTTACAAGAAGATGCAATGAATAGAACCATAAAAACACTGAAAGAATATCAAAAGATAATAGATAGTTATAATGGTCATACTATTGCAGTTGCTACAAGTGCTGTTAGAGATGCGGTTAATAAAGCTTCATTTTTAGAAAGGGTTAAAAAAGAGGTTGGTATAGATATAGAAGTAATTGAAGGAATTGATGAAGCTAGATTATCTTATTATGGAATAACCTCTTCTTTAGAAAAATTATCAAAAAGATTATTAGCTATCGATATAGGTGGCGGAAGTACAGAACTTATATTTGGCAAGCCTAATAAAATGTCAGAATTTACTAGTATTAACCTAGGTGCGGTGAGATTATCAGAGAATTATGGGGAAGATTTAGAGTCGATGAAGAAAGAGGCTTATAGAATGTTGAGTGGAGTAATAACAGACCAAGAAGTGGAACAACTGATTGGAGTAGGTGGAACAGTTACTACTTTAGTAGCAATTAAAGAATCTTTAGAAGAATATGATTCAGAATTGGTACATGGATTTAAATTATTAAAAGGGGATATTGAGAAGATATTAGATAGATTGCAAAAGCTATCTCTAAAAGAGAGAGAAAAAGTTATAGGATTAAATCCTAAGAGAGCTGATATTATTTTGGGTGGTATAATCATTTTACTAACGGTAATGGAGTTAGTTGACCAGCCATATCTTAAAGTTAGTGATGCTAGTATTTTAGAAGGTTTAGTTTATGATTTTAGTAGATAA
- the yabQ gene encoding spore cortex biosynthesis protein YabQ — MVSLNLQFFTFLNMIIIGLIIGVFFDFYRVLRGNLNLKRIITDIFDLLFCLFTMLIIFLTLIYSNDGLIRIYIFLGVILGQIIYYYFLSNFIILFFSKVLVLIYSCYNKIKGIIVWSYKKLKILVFRSKKWIISIFKG; from the coding sequence ATGGTCTCCTTGAATTTGCAATTTTTTACTTTTTTAAATATGATTATTATAGGATTGATAATTGGTGTTTTTTTTGATTTTTATCGTGTGTTAAGAGGTAATTTAAATCTAAAAAGGATTATTACAGATATATTTGATTTATTATTTTGTTTATTTACTATGTTAATTATTTTTCTTACTCTTATTTATAGTAATGACGGATTAATAAGGATATATATTTTTTTAGGAGTTATCTTAGGGCAGATAATTTATTACTATTTTTTGAGTAATTTTATTATTCTGTTTTTTTCAAAGGTGTTAGTTCTAATATATTCTTGTTATAATAAGATTAAAGGTATAATTGTATGGAGTTATAAAAAATTAAAAATATTAGTTTTTAGATCTAAAAAATGGATTATAAGCATATTTAAAGGATGA
- a CDS encoding LacI family DNA-binding transcriptional regulator gives MGNVTIYDVAELAEVGIGTVSRVLNNSARVSKETRNKVLEVIKKLNYQPNAMARGLALQKTASIGILISNFTSHFFMEVLKGVQQGLKKYNMDLVLYTVSAGDFYDITRKENYIDRILSERRVDGVLAITMQMTEEEINKFKSVKVPLVLVNDLQESNSSVFVDDIEGAKEAVNYLISLSHERIAFINGCMDCRQGKQRLRGFKEALKEANIEIDDNLIKIGDFNEESGYNLMKEILEETKENLPTAIFTASDIQAIGALKAIKEAGYSVPDDFSLIGYDNIELSKHLDLTTIAQPMSEMGELGVEMLMKSINSQQNEIIKRELVPNLVVRDSCSRI, from the coding sequence ATGGGAAATGTTACTATATATGATGTGGCTGAGTTAGCTGAAGTAGGAATAGGAACTGTATCTAGGGTATTAAATAATAGTGCTCGAGTTAGTAAAGAGACAAGAAATAAAGTGTTAGAAGTTATAAAAAAGTTAAATTATCAGCCAAATGCTATGGCAAGAGGTTTGGCTTTACAAAAAACTGCTTCTATTGGAATTTTAATTTCTAATTTTACTAGTCACTTTTTTATGGAAGTATTAAAAGGAGTTCAGCAGGGGTTAAAGAAATATAATATGGATTTAGTCTTATATACTGTTAGTGCAGGGGATTTTTACGACATAACTCGCAAAGAGAATTATATTGATCGAATTTTAAGTGAGAGAAGAGTAGATGGTGTATTAGCAATTACTATGCAGATGACTGAAGAAGAGATTAACAAATTTAAAAGTGTTAAAGTACCTCTGGTTCTGGTAAATGATTTGCAAGAGAGTAATAGCTCTGTCTTTGTAGATGATATAGAAGGTGCTAAAGAGGCTGTTAATTATTTAATCAGTTTGAGTCATGAAAGAATTGCTTTTATTAATGGATGTATGGATTGTAGGCAGGGGAAACAGAGATTAAGAGGTTTTAAGGAGGCTTTAAAAGAAGCTAATATTGAAATTGATGATAATTTGATTAAAATTGGTGATTTTAATGAAGAATCAGGATATAATCTTATGAAAGAAATACTAGAGGAGACTAAAGAAAATCTACCTACTGCTATTTTTACTGCTTCAGATATTCAAGCTATTGGAGCATTAAAAGCAATTAAGGAAGCTGGTTATTCTGTTCCAGATGATTTTTCTTTAATTGGATATGACAATATTGAGTTATCTAAACATTTAGATCTTACAACTATAGCACAGCCTATGTCTGAAATGGGAGAATTAGGTGTTGAGATGTTGATGAAATCAATTAATTCACAGCAGAATGAAATAATAAAAAGAGAATTAGTTCCAAATTTAGTAGTAAGGGATTCTTGTTCGAGAATATAA
- a CDS encoding Tex family protein encodes MSFNLEQQLAEELNLKVGQVKNTVELFDDGNTIPFIARYRKEITGSLDENQLRDLADRLSYLRNLEERKAEVINAIKKQGKLNEELKIKIKQASKLQKVEDLYRPYKKKRKTRASKAREKGLEPLAETFLSQDPNYSSIKKLAQEFLDDKKELNNIEDVLQGVRDIIAEYVADDPYSRKAARELTFEYAKLISEGKTEDVSNYEIYYDYQEAIKKVPPYRTLAINRGEKEDILRVKVDTIEEEIINKLKENFILRESIFREEIEKAIEDGYSRLIAPAIEREVRSYLTDEAEEHAINVFAKNLRNLLLQPPLSKVRVLAIDPGFRTGCKVATLDEVGALLEYGTIYPHPPQKDFESAKVKLSKLIQKYDIDIISIGNGTACRETESLVVELIEELEVDLKYIIVNEAGASVYSASKLAGKEFPELDVSIRGAISIGRRLQDPLAELVKINPKHIGVGMYQHDVTQSKLETSLTDVVESVVNYVGVDLNTASSALLEYVSGINSNVAKNIIKYREENGKFNTREELKEVYRLGPKTFTQAAGFLKIREGCNPLDQTAIHPESYHIAKELLEKIGANLNDLINRESLVELQNKLKNLDLSKLVEEVEVGLPTLKDIRSSLLKPDRDPREELPKPIFRTDVLKMEDLKSGMILQGTIRNVVDFGAFVDIGVKQDGLVHISKLSDKFVKDPLDVVAIGDIVNVKILEIDMDRGRISLTMNF; translated from the coding sequence GTGAGTTTTAATTTAGAACAACAATTAGCAGAAGAGTTGAACCTAAAAGTTGGACAAGTCAAGAATACAGTTGAGTTATTTGATGATGGCAATACTATCCCTTTTATTGCTAGATATAGAAAAGAGATTACTGGTAGCTTAGATGAAAATCAATTAAGGGATTTAGCAGATAGACTGAGCTATTTAAGAAATTTAGAAGAGAGAAAAGCAGAAGTAATTAATGCCATTAAGAAACAAGGCAAGTTAAATGAAGAATTAAAAATTAAAATTAAACAAGCAAGTAAATTACAAAAGGTAGAAGATTTATATAGACCATATAAGAAAAAAAGGAAGACAAGAGCAAGTAAAGCTAGAGAAAAAGGATTAGAGCCATTAGCAGAGACCTTCTTAAGCCAAGATCCTAATTATAGTTCTATTAAAAAGCTAGCTCAGGAATTTTTAGATGATAAAAAAGAATTAAATAATATTGAAGATGTCTTACAGGGAGTTCGAGATATTATAGCAGAATATGTTGCAGATGATCCATATAGTAGGAAAGCAGCTAGAGAATTAACTTTTGAATATGCTAAGTTAATTTCTGAAGGGAAAACAGAAGATGTAAGTAATTATGAGATATACTATGATTACCAAGAGGCTATCAAAAAAGTACCTCCTTACCGTACTCTGGCTATTAATCGTGGAGAGAAAGAAGATATTTTAAGGGTTAAAGTAGATACTATAGAAGAAGAAATTATTAATAAGCTAAAAGAAAATTTCATTTTAAGAGAGTCTATTTTTAGAGAAGAGATAGAAAAAGCAATTGAAGATGGATATAGTAGGTTGATTGCACCTGCTATTGAAAGAGAGGTAAGAAGCTATTTAACCGATGAGGCTGAGGAACATGCTATTAATGTCTTTGCTAAAAATTTAAGAAATTTATTATTACAGCCACCATTATCTAAAGTTAGAGTTTTAGCTATTGATCCTGGGTTTAGAACTGGTTGTAAAGTGGCTACTTTGGATGAAGTAGGTGCTTTATTAGAATATGGTACAATTTATCCTCATCCCCCGCAAAAGGATTTTGAGTCAGCTAAAGTTAAATTATCTAAGTTGATTCAAAAATATGATATAGATATAATCTCTATTGGGAATGGAACTGCTTGTCGAGAAACAGAAAGCTTAGTAGTGGAATTAATAGAAGAATTAGAGGTTGATTTAAAATATATTATTGTTAATGAAGCTGGTGCTTCAGTGTACTCTGCTTCTAAGTTGGCAGGGAAAGAGTTCCCAGAGTTAGATGTATCAATAAGAGGAGCTATTTCAATTGGTCGAAGATTACAAGATCCTTTAGCTGAATTAGTTAAGATTAATCCTAAGCATATAGGCGTAGGAATGTATCAACATGATGTTACTCAATCTAAATTAGAGACTTCTTTAACAGATGTTGTAGAATCAGTAGTAAATTATGTGGGAGTAGATTTAAATACTGCTTCTAGTGCGTTGTTAGAATATGTTTCAGGAATTAATTCTAATGTGGCTAAGAATATAATAAAATATAGAGAAGAGAATGGTAAGTTCAATACTCGAGAAGAGTTAAAAGAAGTTTATCGTTTAGGACCTAAGACATTTACTCAAGCAGCAGGTTTTTTAAAGATTCGGGAAGGGTGTAACCCATTAGATCAAACTGCTATTCATCCTGAATCATATCATATAGCCAAAGAATTATTAGAGAAAATAGGTGCTAATCTTAATGATCTAATAAATAGAGAATCTTTAGTTGAATTGCAAAACAAGCTTAAAAACTTAGACTTAAGTAAATTAGTTGAGGAAGTAGAGGTTGGTTTGCCAACATTAAAGGATATTAGATCTTCTTTGTTAAAGCCAGATCGTGATCCTAGAGAGGAATTACCAAAGCCTATCTTTAGAACAGATGTTCTAAAGATGGAGGATTTAAAGAGTGGTATGATATTACAAGGTACAATACGTAATGTAGTAGATTTTGGTGCTTTTGTTGATATTGGAGTAAAGCAAGATGGATTAGTTCATATCTCTAAATTAAGTGATAAATTTGTTAAAGATCCTTTAGATGTTGTAGCTATAGGTGATATTGTTAATGTTAAAATTTTAGAGATTGATATGGATAGAGGAAGAATATCCTTGACTATGAACTTTTAA